A DNA window from Gemmatimonadaceae bacterium contains the following coding sequences:
- a CDS encoding RimK family alpha-L-glutamate ligase → MFVAILAARTGWHTEELARALAVRGARAAVFPYETLVASLGSRTRMQAQDTDLLSADAVLARIIPNGSLEQIVFRVDALHALEDAGVPVMNPPRAIERTVDKFYTSALLARAGLPTPETIVCERSDQAMDAFHALRDVIVKPLVGSMGLGMVRVNDEEIAWRVFRALEAIHGVYYLQRTIEHEGRDVRVFVVGDRVVGAIERSAAGWRTNLARGGHARAITLPAEWHAMALCAARTVGAAYAGVDLLPARDGSVYVLEVNGIPGWHGLQTATSIDVAQAIVDHLLDAYRARR, encoded by the coding sequence ATGTTCGTCGCCATCCTCGCCGCGCGCACCGGATGGCACACCGAAGAGCTCGCGCGCGCGCTGGCGGTCCGCGGCGCGCGCGCAGCCGTGTTCCCGTACGAGACCCTCGTCGCATCCCTCGGCAGTCGCACGCGCATGCAGGCGCAGGACACCGACCTCCTCTCGGCCGACGCGGTCCTCGCGCGCATCATCCCCAATGGGTCGCTCGAGCAGATCGTGTTTCGTGTCGATGCGCTCCACGCCCTCGAGGACGCCGGTGTCCCCGTCATGAACCCGCCGCGCGCGATCGAGCGAACCGTCGACAAGTTCTACACGTCGGCGCTGCTCGCGCGGGCTGGTCTTCCCACGCCGGAAACGATCGTGTGCGAGCGTTCCGACCAGGCGATGGATGCGTTCCATGCACTGCGCGATGTCATCGTCAAACCGCTCGTCGGCTCCATGGGGCTCGGCATGGTGCGCGTGAATGACGAGGAAATCGCGTGGCGCGTGTTTCGCGCGCTGGAAGCCATTCACGGGGTGTATTATCTTCAGCGCACGATCGAGCACGAAGGTCGCGACGTCCGCGTCTTCGTCGTCGGCGACCGTGTCGTGGGCGCCATCGAACGCTCGGCGGCGGGTTGGCGCACCAATCTGGCTCGTGGCGGACACGCACGCGCGATCACACTGCCCGCCGAGTGGCACGCCATGGCGCTGTGTGCCGCACGCACCGTCGGCGCGGCGTACGCCGGCGTCGATCTCCTGCCCGCTCGAGACGGATCAGTCTATGTACTCGAGGTGAACGGCATCCCTGGATGGCACGGGCTTCAGACAGCTACCTCCATCGACGTCGCCCAAGCGATCGTCGATCATTTGCTCGACGCGTATCGCGCCAGACGCTGA
- a CDS encoding EthD family reductase: MWCVVVIYNHPKDPAAFEKYYAATHLPLVNKHAKEIGFSRAVLMKFPRNLDGSKPSFYRKAELWFDSEAALTRGTATPGFGAVAGDLPNFATGGFTALTGQEG; this comes from the coding sequence ATGTGGTGCGTCGTCGTCATCTACAACCATCCGAAGGACCCGGCGGCATTCGAGAAGTACTACGCCGCCACCCACCTCCCGCTCGTGAACAAGCACGCCAAGGAAATCGGATTCTCGCGCGCGGTGCTCATGAAATTTCCCCGCAACCTCGACGGCTCGAAGCCTTCGTTCTATCGCAAGGCCGAACTCTGGTTCGATTCGGAAGCGGCGCTCACGCGCGGCACGGCCACGCCGGGATTCGGCGCCGTTGCCGGCGACTTGCCTAACTTCGCCACCGGCGGGTTCACCGCGCTCACCGGCCAGGAAGGCTGA
- the mch gene encoding methenyltetrahydromethanopterin cyclohydrolase, whose product MSALHLNERAWELADDMVARASQLRVASSLLPSGTRLLDAGIEAAGGLGAGIALAQLCTSGLADISLTWLRIGSDSYPGVRLWTDHPALACMASQYAGWSIQVGKYFAMASGPLRAHARVETELFTRLGYAEQATRGVLVLEGRTPPTDEVAHYIASRAKLDPRQVTIAIAPTASLAGGVQVVARILETALHKMESLGFDVRRVVSGIGVAPLPPVAHDDLHAIGRTNDCVLYGGQAHFTVRADDDELSQLASRLPASASHDYGTPFYDIFKRYGGDFYKIDKMLFSPGEVWLTSDTSGRTFHGGKLDPEVLRTSLMQ is encoded by the coding sequence GTGAGCGCCCTCCACTTGAACGAGCGCGCCTGGGAGCTGGCGGACGACATGGTCGCGCGCGCGAGCCAACTCCGCGTCGCGAGCAGCCTGCTGCCGTCGGGCACGCGCCTGCTGGATGCGGGCATCGAAGCCGCCGGCGGTCTCGGCGCCGGCATCGCGCTCGCGCAGCTCTGCACGAGTGGATTGGCCGACATTAGTCTCACTTGGTTACGAATTGGCAGCGACTCGTACCCCGGTGTCCGCCTGTGGACCGATCATCCCGCGCTCGCCTGCATGGCATCGCAGTACGCCGGCTGGTCGATCCAGGTCGGCAAGTATTTCGCGATGGCATCCGGCCCGCTGCGCGCGCATGCCCGCGTCGAGACCGAGCTCTTCACCAGGTTGGGCTACGCCGAGCAGGCCACGCGCGGCGTGCTCGTCCTCGAGGGACGAACGCCGCCCACCGACGAAGTTGCCCATTACATCGCCTCGCGCGCCAAACTCGATCCGCGCCAGGTCACGATCGCCATCGCGCCGACGGCGTCGCTCGCCGGCGGCGTGCAGGTCGTGGCCCGCATCCTCGAGACGGCGCTCCACAAGATGGAGTCGTTAGGCTTCGACGTCCGGCGCGTGGTCAGCGGGATCGGCGTCGCCCCGCTCCCGCCCGTGGCGCACGACGACCTGCACGCCATCGGCCGCACCAACGACTGCGTGCTCTACGGCGGACAGGCGCACTTCACCGTTCGCGCCGACGACGATGAGCTCTCGCAGCTCGCCAGCCGACTCCCCGCCTCCGCATCGCACGACTACGGCACACCGTTCTATGACATCTTCAAGCGCTACGGTGGCGATTTCTACAAGATCGATAAAATGCTCTTCAGCCCGGGCGAAGTCTGGCTCACCAGCGACACCTCCGGACGCACGTTCCACGGCGGCAAGCTGGATCCCGAAGTGCTGCGCACATCGCTGATGCAGTGA
- a CDS encoding formylmethanofuran dehydrogenase subunit C has protein sequence MSDAVTLTLRGAIGRRLEAESILPDAFAALDEAGIARLPLWDGACVVPLGDVFQVRGGRSSTVRLAGDLALVDAIGAGMSTGDLHVDGAVGRYVGTRMSGGTLRVGGDAGYGAGLEMSGGLLDVAGNAGDRLGAGRLAAARGMSGGEIIVRGNAGAEIGASMRRGTVVVAGNAGPRAGVGMIAGNVIVFGSAGHDPGRFNKRGSIVVFGGVDVPPTYLYDCTYVPPHIAVTLVHLRSRRDLSLGDDARGAAFLRYSGDMSETGRGEILTRAGR, from the coding sequence ATGAGCGACGCCGTCACGCTCACGCTGCGCGGCGCGATCGGGCGCCGCCTCGAGGCGGAGTCCATCCTGCCCGATGCGTTCGCGGCCCTCGACGAGGCCGGCATCGCGCGGCTGCCGCTGTGGGATGGCGCATGCGTCGTTCCGTTAGGCGACGTGTTCCAGGTGCGCGGCGGCCGGTCGAGCACCGTGCGCCTCGCCGGCGACCTGGCGCTCGTCGACGCCATCGGCGCCGGCATGTCGACCGGCGACCTGCACGTGGACGGCGCCGTGGGGCGCTATGTGGGCACCCGCATGTCCGGCGGCACGCTGCGCGTCGGCGGCGATGCCGGCTACGGCGCGGGCCTCGAGATGTCCGGCGGCCTGCTCGACGTCGCCGGCAATGCCGGCGATCGGTTAGGCGCGGGCCGCCTGGCCGCGGCGCGCGGCATGTCCGGCGGCGAGATCATCGTGCGCGGCAACGCCGGCGCTGAAATCGGCGCGTCCATGCGGCGCGGCACCGTGGTCGTCGCCGGCAACGCCGGTCCGCGCGCCGGCGTGGGCATGATCGCCGGCAACGTGATCGTCTTCGGCAGTGCAGGGCACGATCCCGGCCGGTTCAACAAACGCGGCAGCATCGTCGTCTTCGGCGGCGTCGACGTCCCGCCCACCTACCTCTACGATTGTACGTACGTGCCGCCGCACATCGCCGTCACCCTCGTGCATCTGCGCTCCCGCCGCGATCTCTCGCTCGGCGATGACGCCCGCGGCGCCGCCTTTTTGCGTTACAGCGGCGACATGTCCGAGACGGGACGCGGCGAAATTCTCACGCGGGCCGGCCGGTGA
- the fhcD gene encoding formylmethanofuran--tetrahydromethanopterin N-formyltransferase encodes MNIRGVAIENTFAEAFGMRAARVIITARDRRWATEAAREMTGFATSVIACKVEAGIERELSPSETPDGRPGVSVLLFTMDSDSLVKRMIERIGQTVLTCVTTACFDGLLDATDRMPIGRSLRVFGDGFQSSKVIGGQRYWRIPVMEGEFLVQETFGRIKGVGGGNFLILAESDAAALDAAEAAVEAMRGTPGVALPFPGGIVRSGSKVGSKRYPSMIATTNDAFSPTIRSRSPSSLPNGVNAALEIVLDGLDAPSIAAAMRAGIDAACRSGIHSISAGNYGGKLGPHHFYLREIMGAGAAA; translated from the coding sequence GTGAACATTCGCGGTGTGGCCATCGAAAACACGTTCGCCGAAGCGTTCGGCATGCGCGCGGCGCGGGTCATCATCACCGCGCGCGATCGGCGTTGGGCGACCGAAGCCGCACGCGAGATGACGGGCTTCGCGACGTCCGTCATCGCCTGCAAGGTCGAAGCAGGCATCGAACGGGAGCTCTCGCCGTCCGAGACGCCCGATGGTCGTCCCGGCGTCAGCGTGCTGCTCTTCACGATGGATTCGGACAGTCTCGTCAAGCGCATGATCGAGCGCATCGGGCAGACGGTGCTCACGTGCGTCACCACCGCGTGCTTCGACGGCCTCCTCGATGCGACCGACCGGATGCCGATCGGACGATCCCTGCGCGTGTTCGGCGACGGATTTCAATCCAGCAAGGTGATCGGGGGCCAACGCTACTGGCGCATCCCGGTGATGGAAGGCGAGTTCCTGGTGCAGGAGACGTTCGGACGGATCAAGGGTGTCGGCGGCGGCAACTTTCTCATCCTCGCCGAGAGCGATGCGGCTGCCCTCGACGCAGCCGAGGCCGCAGTCGAGGCCATGCGCGGAACGCCGGGGGTGGCGCTTCCGTTTCCCGGCGGCATCGTGCGCAGCGGCAGCAAGGTGGGCAGCAAACGCTATCCGTCGATGATCGCGACGACCAACGACGCGTTCTCGCCCACCATTCGCTCGCGGTCGCCATCGTCGTTGCCTAACGGAGTCAACGCCGCGCTCGAGATCGTGCTCGACGGCCTGGACGCGCCCTCGATCGCGGCCGCCATGCGCGCGGGGATCGACGCCGCCTGCCGCAGCGGCATCCACAGCATCTCCGCCGGCAATTACGGCGGCAAGCTCGGACCACACCACTTTTATCTCCGCGAGATCATGGGCGCGGGCGCCGCGGCATGA
- a CDS encoding formylmethanofuran dehydrogenase subunit A → MSDRLRITGGAVYDPANGVDGDVRDVCVLDGRIVDALPTDAPRLDAHGMVVMPGGIDIHAHIAGSSVNHARRILSDERTADPTAAPALRDAVPRSGTGGTVPSTFTTGYRYAGLGYTTVFDAAVAPVSARDTHAQLDDTPIIDAGFFALMGNDAYLLQQVAAGERDRARDYTAWLLGATGAYAIKIVNPGGVELWKRNIRTVKSIDDTSGVPGATPRAIMETLADAAATLALPHPVHIHCNNLGLPGNVSTTLDSMRALSGRRAHFAHAQFHAYAGGNGKPWASGAKQLIAYINAHDEVSIDVGQVMLGHATTVTADGAVEYLLHASSGRRWVNVDVELETGCGIVPYEYRDAAAVAALQWVVGLELFLLSEDPWRVVLSTDHPNGGAFTSYPELIRLLMDRAYRDDRLKAVNQKLLAGSALADGLAREYTLREIAIITRAGPARQLGLANKGHLGAGADADITIYARDANIAAMFSTPRYVIKAGELVVEEGQLRRAPPSRRLYVRPPYDDAVMRDLSAWFERYATIALANYPVAPPRDAPVPVGAGA, encoded by the coding sequence GTGAGCGACCGCCTGCGCATCACCGGCGGCGCCGTCTACGATCCCGCAAACGGCGTTGATGGAGACGTACGCGACGTCTGCGTGCTGGATGGCCGCATCGTTGACGCACTCCCGACCGACGCGCCGCGCCTCGACGCGCACGGAATGGTCGTGATGCCCGGCGGCATCGACATCCACGCGCACATCGCCGGCTCGAGCGTCAATCACGCCCGTCGCATCCTGTCCGACGAGCGCACGGCCGATCCGACAGCCGCGCCCGCGCTCCGCGATGCCGTGCCGCGCTCCGGCACCGGCGGCACCGTGCCGAGCACGTTCACCACCGGCTACCGCTACGCGGGGCTCGGCTACACCACGGTGTTCGACGCCGCGGTGGCGCCCGTGAGCGCGCGCGACACGCACGCGCAGCTCGACGATACGCCCATCATCGACGCCGGCTTCTTCGCCCTCATGGGCAACGATGCCTATCTGCTCCAGCAGGTGGCCGCCGGTGAACGCGACCGCGCCCGCGATTATACCGCCTGGCTGTTAGGCGCGACCGGCGCCTATGCGATCAAGATCGTGAATCCGGGCGGGGTCGAGCTCTGGAAGCGCAACATCCGCACGGTGAAAAGCATCGATGACACGAGCGGTGTCCCGGGCGCCACGCCACGCGCGATCATGGAGACGCTGGCGGACGCCGCCGCGACGCTGGCGCTTCCGCACCCCGTGCACATCCACTGCAACAACCTCGGTCTCCCTGGCAACGTCTCCACGACCCTCGACAGCATGCGGGCGCTGTCCGGGCGCCGGGCGCACTTCGCGCACGCCCAGTTCCATGCGTATGCCGGAGGAAACGGCAAGCCGTGGGCGTCCGGTGCCAAGCAGCTCATTGCCTACATCAATGCGCACGACGAGGTCTCGATCGACGTTGGGCAGGTGATGCTCGGACACGCGACGACGGTCACTGCCGATGGCGCCGTGGAGTATTTGCTGCACGCGAGCAGCGGACGGCGGTGGGTCAACGTGGACGTCGAACTCGAGACCGGATGCGGCATTGTGCCGTACGAGTACCGGGACGCCGCAGCCGTCGCCGCGCTGCAGTGGGTCGTCGGTCTCGAGCTGTTCCTGCTCTCCGAGGATCCGTGGCGGGTCGTGCTGTCCACCGACCATCCCAACGGCGGCGCGTTCACGAGCTACCCCGAATTGATTCGGCTGCTGATGGATCGCGCCTATCGGGACGACCGGCTCAAGGCCGTGAATCAGAAGCTGCTCGCCGGGAGCGCGCTCGCCGACGGGCTCGCGCGCGAGTACACCCTGCGGGAGATCGCGATCATCACGCGCGCCGGTCCGGCGCGGCAGCTAGGCCTGGCGAACAAGGGACATCTGGGCGCGGGCGCGGACGCCGACATCACGATTTACGCGCGCGACGCGAACATCGCCGCGATGTTCTCGACGCCCCGATACGTCATCAAGGCGGGCGAGCTCGTCGTCGAGGAAGGGCAGCTGCGCCGGGCGCCGCCGTCCCGTCGTCTGTACGTGCGGCCGCCGTACGACGACGCGGTGATGCGCGACCTCTCGGCGTGGTTCGAGCGCTACGCGACGATCGCGCTCGCCAACTATCCGGTCGCGCCGCCGCGCGACGCGCCGGTTCCCGTCGGCGCGGGTGCCTAA
- a CDS encoding ATP-grasp domain-containing protein: MPRAAGSALTNPGRTAAGARGAGSVLIAGFSTRALVESATAAGFTAASVDAFADLDNRGTPAVAVRPEGPGPRRYDVLGIARAAAGIAGQSVAYVASFENHPNAVRLLARGRRLLGNPPGVLMRARSPSLVSAVMREHGFIAPDIRLRAGRQIRSRSWLAKPFASGGGHGITRWHRGDTLRRSHFLQQHIRGVPGSLVFVADGRHAVPFAFSRQLVGEAEFGTAGFTYCGSILVRAGSTSFPKADAVFDTACSIADLLARELRLVGVNGIDFIARDGTPFVTEVNPRYSASMELAERSFEFSVFDAHVRGCAGVAPRFDLAAVRRDSSVEVFGKAILFARRTTVMGDTRSWLDDRWLRDVPHPGERILSGSPVCTIFARGASDAACHAALVRRARKLYQKIGGSGRRSA; this comes from the coding sequence ATGCCGCGCGCCGCCGGCTCGGCGTTGACTAACCCCGGTCGCACCGCCGCCGGCGCCCGAGGAGCAGGCAGCGTCCTGATCGCCGGCTTTTCGACGCGCGCGCTCGTCGAATCAGCGACCGCGGCGGGTTTCACCGCCGCGTCGGTGGACGCGTTCGCCGATCTCGACAACCGCGGAACGCCCGCCGTCGCCGTCCGCCCGGAAGGCCCGGGCCCCCGACGGTACGACGTGTTAGGCATCGCCCGCGCCGCCGCGGGAATCGCGGGCCAATCGGTCGCCTACGTCGCCAGCTTCGAGAACCACCCGAATGCCGTCCGCCTTCTCGCGCGCGGGAGACGCCTCCTCGGCAACCCGCCCGGCGTGCTGATGCGGGCGCGGTCGCCGTCGCTCGTATCGGCCGTGATGCGCGAGCACGGATTCATCGCGCCCGACATCCGGTTGCGAGCCGGTCGCCAGATTCGCAGCCGTTCGTGGCTCGCCAAGCCCTTCGCGTCCGGCGGGGGCCACGGCATCACGCGCTGGCACCGCGGCGACACACTGCGCCGCAGCCACTTCTTGCAGCAGCACATTCGCGGTGTCCCGGGCTCCCTCGTCTTCGTCGCCGACGGCCGGCACGCCGTGCCGTTTGCGTTCAGCCGGCAGCTCGTGGGTGAAGCCGAGTTCGGCACCGCCGGCTTCACGTACTGCGGCAGCATCCTCGTCCGGGCCGGCTCGACGTCGTTTCCCAAAGCCGATGCAGTGTTCGACACCGCGTGCAGCATCGCCGACCTGCTCGCTCGAGAGCTCCGCCTTGTGGGAGTCAACGGGATCGACTTCATTGCGCGGGACGGCACGCCGTTCGTGACGGAGGTCAACCCGCGCTACTCCGCCTCGATGGAGCTTGCCGAACGGTCGTTCGAATTCTCCGTGTTTGACGCGCATGTCCGCGGATGCGCTGGCGTCGCCCCGCGTTTCGATCTCGCCGCCGTTCGACGCGACTCGTCTGTCGAGGTTTTCGGCAAGGCGATACTGTTCGCCAGGCGGACGACGGTAATGGGCGATACGCGCTCATGGTTGGACGATCGATGGCTGCGCGACGTGCCGCATCCGGGTGAGCGAATTCTGAGCGGCAGCCCCGTCTGCACGATCTTCGCGCGCGGTGCGAGCGACGCCGCCTGCCACGCCGCGCTTGTGCGGCGCGCGCGAAAGCTGTATCAGAAAATCGGGGGCAGCGGGAGGAGAAGCGCATGA
- a CDS encoding DUF1464 family protein: MSRTLGIDPGTITIDVCGLDNGAVYLDRSLPTTDALADVPGFIALLRDARAALIAGPSGYGLPLIPVERATETDLRLAYLAATDDHGGIGGLRVLARAMRDAQLPVLFTPGVIHLASVPAARKINRVDMGTADKVCAAALGVHDQARRRGCPYGDVSFILLELGGAFSAAVAVREGRIVDGMGGTAGPMGARAAGALDGEVAFLAGAIGKTMLFAGGAASIIGATADLAEHLAAPNTEPERTARDALLESAVKAVAALCTVVPSPHEILLSGRLTHADAIARELRLRLSPFAPVHRLTGFARVAKEAAQGAALIADGLAGGPNEALLNALGLRESSGTVLDHLFFITPDAARRRLGVD, translated from the coding sequence ATGTCCCGCACGCTCGGCATCGATCCGGGAACGATCACCATCGACGTCTGCGGGCTGGACAACGGCGCGGTCTACCTCGACCGGTCGCTGCCCACCACCGATGCGCTGGCCGATGTGCCGGGGTTCATCGCGCTGCTCCGCGACGCGCGCGCCGCGCTCATTGCCGGCCCGTCGGGCTACGGTCTGCCCCTCATCCCCGTCGAACGCGCCACCGAAACCGACCTGCGCCTCGCATACCTCGCGGCGACCGACGACCACGGAGGTATCGGCGGCCTGCGCGTCCTCGCGCGCGCCATGCGCGACGCCCAGCTGCCCGTGCTCTTCACGCCGGGCGTCATCCACCTCGCCTCGGTGCCGGCCGCGCGAAAAATCAATCGCGTCGACATGGGCACCGCCGACAAGGTCTGCGCGGCCGCGCTCGGCGTACACGACCAGGCGCGACGCCGCGGATGCCCGTACGGCGATGTGTCGTTCATCCTGCTCGAGTTAGGCGGCGCATTTTCGGCTGCCGTCGCCGTGCGCGAGGGACGCATCGTCGACGGCATGGGCGGCACCGCCGGCCCGATGGGCGCGCGCGCCGCGGGCGCCCTCGACGGCGAAGTGGCGTTTCTCGCCGGCGCCATCGGCAAGACCATGCTCTTCGCCGGCGGCGCGGCCAGCATCATCGGAGCGACGGCCGACCTGGCCGAGCACCTCGCGGCGCCGAACACCGAACCCGAGCGCACCGCGCGCGACGCGCTGCTCGAGAGCGCCGTGAAGGCCGTCGCCGCGCTGTGCACCGTCGTCCCGAGCCCGCACGAGATCCTGCTGTCCGGCCGCCTAACGCACGCCGACGCGATCGCCCGCGAGCTGCGGCTGCGCCTGAGCCCGTTCGCGCCCGTGCATCGCCTCACCGGATTCGCGCGCGTGGCCAAAGAAGCCGCACAGGGCGCCGCGCTCATTGCCGACGGACTGGCCGGCGGCCCGAATGAAGCCCTCCTGAACGCCCTCGGGTTGCGCGAGTCCTCCGGCACCGTGCTCGACCACCTGTTCTTCATCACCCCGGATGCCGCGCGCCGCCGGCTCGGCGTTGACTAA
- a CDS encoding NAD(P)-dependent methylenetetrahydromethanopterin dehydrogenase has protein sequence MKKLLLQIDSNQLPSAFDEVVAYDAGADAVMQRGGVAAADVRDLIHGCIFTRGPKDLHNTAVFIGGSDMSAGEALLAAAQKSLFGPFKVSMMLDSNGSNTTAVAAVIKITRAARDVRGKKVLVTAGTGPVGARAAGLLAKAGALVTITSRREEEGEKARSGIASRFGGTVAMVCMHDASEAARVLDAVKPEILLNTGPAGVLLVPRDAWSAHRGLTVACDLNAVPPLGIEGIEVNDDGKDRGGVTAFGAIGVGGFKMKVHKACIARLFEQNDTVLDAETIAELAAGLQA, from the coding sequence ATGAAAAAACTTCTGCTTCAGATCGATTCGAATCAGCTGCCCAGCGCGTTCGACGAAGTTGTCGCCTACGACGCGGGCGCGGATGCGGTGATGCAGCGCGGCGGCGTGGCGGCGGCCGATGTTCGAGATCTCATTCACGGGTGCATCTTCACCCGCGGCCCCAAGGATCTGCACAACACCGCCGTGTTCATCGGCGGCAGCGACATGTCCGCCGGCGAAGCCTTGCTCGCCGCCGCGCAGAAATCGCTCTTCGGACCGTTCAAGGTGTCGATGATGCTCGACTCGAACGGCTCCAACACGACTGCGGTTGCCGCCGTCATCAAGATCACGCGCGCGGCGCGCGACGTGCGCGGAAAGAAAGTGCTGGTCACCGCCGGCACGGGTCCCGTGGGCGCGCGCGCGGCGGGACTGCTCGCCAAGGCCGGTGCGTTAGTCACGATCACATCGCGGCGCGAAGAGGAGGGCGAAAAAGCGCGCTCGGGCATCGCGTCCCGGTTCGGCGGCACGGTCGCGATGGTCTGCATGCACGACGCGTCCGAAGCCGCTCGCGTCCTCGATGCCGTCAAGCCGGAGATTCTCCTCAACACGGGACCGGCGGGCGTGCTGCTCGTGCCGCGCGATGCGTGGTCCGCGCACCGGGGCCTGACGGTGGCGTGCGACCTCAACGCCGTGCCGCCGTTAGGAATCGAGGGCATCGAAGTGAACGACGACGGCAAGGACCGCGGCGGCGTGACGGCCTTCGGCGCCATCGGCGTGGGCGGCTTCAAGATGAAAGTGCACAAGGCCTGCATCGCGCGCCTGTTCGAGCAGAACGACACCGTCCTCGACGCCGAGACCATCGCCGAGCTCGCCGCGGGCCTCCAGGCCTAA
- the fae gene encoding formaldehyde-activating enzyme: MAAEFYIGESLIGDGNEVAHIDLIIGSKSGHAGQAFVNALSNNKDGFTSLLAVVTPNLAAKPDTILFNKVTIKGAKQAVQMFGPAQAAVARAVVDSVSSGVIPRDKVDDYCILVGVFIHWDAKDDKKIFDFNYRATKQALERALKGQPRIDDVIAGEKTARHPFASGAEG, encoded by the coding sequence ATGGCAGCGGAATTCTATATCGGTGAATCCCTGATCGGCGACGGGAACGAGGTGGCGCACATCGATCTCATCATCGGCTCCAAGTCGGGACATGCGGGGCAGGCGTTTGTCAACGCGCTGTCGAACAACAAGGACGGGTTCACGAGCCTGCTCGCCGTCGTCACGCCGAATCTCGCGGCCAAGCCCGACACCATCCTGTTCAACAAGGTCACGATCAAGGGCGCGAAGCAGGCGGTGCAGATGTTCGGACCCGCGCAAGCCGCTGTGGCCCGCGCCGTGGTCGACTCCGTATCGTCAGGTGTCATTCCGCGCGACAAGGTCGATGACTATTGCATCCTCGTGGGCGTGTTCATCCACTGGGACGCGAAGGACGACAAGAAAATCTTCGACTTCAACTACCGGGCGACCAAGCAGGCGCTCGAGCGCGCGCTCAAAGGACAGCCGCGGATCGACGACGTGATCGCCGGCGAGAAGACGGCCCGTCACCCCTTCGCCAGCGGCGCGGAAGGCTAA
- a CDS encoding pitrilysin family protein: MRIPIESYRLSNGLVVTLSEDHRAPIVAVNLWYRVGSANERLGRTGFAHLFEHMLFQGSEHVEANEHFELIQRAGGTLNGSTWLDRTNYYETVPSNELALALWLEADRMGALLPAMTQQKLDTQRDVVKNERRWSMDNQPYGTWSERLPALTYPPTHPFHHSLIGSMEDLSAASLEDIAQFFSTFYRPDNAVLSIAGDFEPAQARALVEQYFGAIPRGASPIPPLADMTLPPRFGATHREVVPDTVMVPRLFLAFRAPVFGSDEYYAGSVLGAILGLGKSSRLERVLVREREIASEATAFTFDLSQGADLLVIDATARPEVSSDTLEAEVTQVVDAVRRDGVTRAEVERAIALIETSFVTSLQSAGERADKLSMFAAMFDDPRLLNEQTDRYRAVTAERVNAFARERLGTDNRAVLLYVPRHGEEGEPDEAEAASGAAR, encoded by the coding sequence ATGCGCATTCCGATCGAGAGCTATCGTCTGTCCAACGGCCTCGTCGTCACGCTGTCGGAGGATCATCGGGCGCCCATCGTCGCCGTGAACCTGTGGTACCGCGTCGGATCGGCCAATGAACGCCTCGGGCGAACGGGATTCGCCCACCTGTTCGAACACATGTTGTTCCAGGGCTCGGAGCACGTCGAGGCCAATGAGCACTTCGAGCTCATCCAGCGGGCGGGTGGCACGCTCAACGGTTCCACGTGGCTGGATCGAACGAACTACTACGAAACTGTTCCGTCAAACGAGCTCGCGCTGGCACTGTGGTTGGAAGCAGACCGCATGGGCGCGCTGCTGCCCGCAATGACGCAGCAGAAGCTCGACACGCAGCGCGACGTGGTGAAGAACGAGCGGCGCTGGAGCATGGACAACCAGCCGTACGGAACGTGGTCCGAGCGCCTTCCCGCTCTCACGTATCCGCCGACGCATCCGTTCCATCACTCGCTCATCGGCTCGATGGAAGATTTGTCGGCGGCGAGCCTCGAGGACATCGCGCAGTTCTTCTCAACGTTCTATCGGCCCGACAACGCGGTGTTGTCCATCGCCGGCGATTTCGAGCCGGCGCAGGCGCGTGCGCTGGTGGAGCAGTACTTCGGTGCGATCCCGCGCGGGGCGTCGCCCATTCCGCCGCTCGCGGACATGACGCTCCCGCCCCGCTTCGGTGCGACGCATCGCGAAGTGGTGCCGGACACGGTGATGGTGCCGCGGCTGTTCCTTGCGTTCCGGGCGCCGGTCTTCGGGAGCGATGAATACTACGCCGGCAGCGTGTTAGGCGCCATCCTGGGACTCGGCAAGTCGAGCCGGCTGGAACGCGTGTTGGTGCGCGAGCGCGAAATCGCGAGCGAGGCGACGGCGTTCACGTTCGATCTGTCGCAGGGCGCCGACTTGTTGGTGATCGATGCGACGGCGCGCCCCGAAGTGTCGAGCGATACGCTCGAAGCCGAGGTCACGCAGGTGGTCGACGCGGTGCGTCGCGACGGCGTGACGCGCGCCGAGGTCGAGCGCGCGATCGCGCTCATCGAGACGTCGTTCGTGACGTCGCTGCAATCGGCGGGTGAACGGGCCGACAAACTCTCGATGTTCGCGGCGATGTTCGACGACCCGCGCCTGCTCAACGAGCAGACGGACCGCTATCGCGCGGTGACGGCGGAGCGCGTAAACGCGTTCGCGCGCGAACGGTTAGGCACGGACAACCGCGCGGTCCTGCTCTACGTGCCGAGGCACGGCGAGGAAGGCGAGCCCGACGAAGCCGAGGCGGCCAGCGGAGCGGCGCGGTGA